The window GCGTAGCCGCCATAAGGCATTGCGATACCGCCCGCGCATCACACATCCGAGGAGCGACACGCATGATCGACCCGGCAATTTCCTTCATTGGTTTCGGCGAAGCCGGTGGCCTGCTCGGCGGCGCGCTGGCCGCCCGCGCCGTGCGCGTGACGATGTACGACCGGCAACTCGACGATGCACGGTCGGCGCCCGCGATGCGCGACAAGGCCGCGCGCCTGCACGTCGAAGCCGCGTCTTCGCTCGTCGCCGCGATCCGCGACGCGCGCTGGATCGTGTCGGCCGTCACGGCATCGTCCGACGCGGAAGTCGCGGCGGCGGTCGCCACGCACATCCGCCCCGGACAGACCTTCGTCGACATCAACTCGGTATCGCCCGCGCTGAAGCAGCATGGCCAGCGGCTGATCGAAGCCGCCGGCGGCCGCTACGTCGAAGCGGCGGTGATGGCGCCCGTACCGCCGCACGGCCTGGCCGTGCCGATGCTGCTGGCCGGCCCGGCGGCCGAAGCGGTCTCGCTCGAGCTGAACGCGCTCGGCTTCGATGCGCAGGCCGTATCGACCCGCGTCGGCGTGGCGTCGGCGGCCAAGATGTGCCGCAGCGTGATGATCAAGGGGATCGAGGCGCTGACTGTGGAATGCCTTGGCGCCGCACGCGCATACGGCGCCGACGCACTCGTGCTCGCGTCGCTGCGGCAGACCTTCGACACGTTCGCGACGTTGCCCGACCTGCCCGGCTACCTGATCGGCCGCGTCGCCGAGCATGGCCGCCGGCGCGCGGCGGAGATGCGCGAAGTGTGCGACACGTTGCGAGAAGGCGGCGTCGCGCCGGAGATGAGCGACGCATGCGCACGCGTGCAGGATGGATTCATCGACAGGATGGCCGCCCGCGGGCTCGACTACCACGCGCTGCTGCCGTTCGACTGGCAGCAGGTACTCGACCGGCTCGATGACCGGTTGCCGTCGGCACCGGCCTCCGGCGACTGACGCGCGATCGCGACCGCCCTATCGCTGCGCCCGCTCCACGTGCGGCAACGCCGCCGCGAACGCTGCGTCGATGAACCGTATCACGTCGTCGAGCGACGAAGTGCAGGTCGCGCCCGCGGCAAGTTCCCGAAACGCGCCGTCCGGCCCGAGGCAGATGAGCGGCTTGCGCCAGCGCCGCGCGAGCGCGATCTCCTCGGCCGTTCCGTGCCCGCCGGGCAGCGCGACGATCAGGTCGCTGCTCAGCACGTTCACGTAGTTGCGGTTGATGGTGTGCGGATCGGCGCCCGGTTCGCGGCGCGGCAGCGGCGTGAGGATCGGTATCTCGACGAACGGATGCGGATAGCCGTCGAGCGGCACGAAGCCCGCGTGCGGATCGGCCCGCGTCGGCACGATGCCGATCGACCGGCCGGCCCGTCCCGGCACGCCGGCGAACGCACGCGCGACCGCCAGCATCACGCCCTGGCCGCCGCCCGTCAGCAGGTTGAAGCCTGCCTGCGCGAGCCATGCGCCGAGCGGCTCGGAAAACGCGAGCCATGGCTCCTTGCCCGAGCCCATCACGCCGATCGTTCGGTTGTTGAGTTGCATCTTGAATTCCGGTGATGAATTCGAATTGAACCGCGACGTGGCGCCGAGTCGCGATACCCGGCGCCACGCCGCGCATCGTCATTCGAGTTCGACGCCCTTGAGTTCCGGGATCAGGAACAGCGTCGCGACCATGTCGAGCACGTAGAGTCCGGCGAGCAGCGCGATCGCCGTCTGGAACGAGTAGTGCGCGGCGAGCGCGCCTACGGCCACCGGCCCGAAACCGCCGACCGCGCGGCCGATGTTCCACAGCACGTTCTGGGCGGTCGCGCGCGCTGCGGTCGGATAGCCTTCGGACATCAGTGTGCCGTAGCCGCCGACCATCCCGTTGACGAACATCCCCATCAACGCGCCGGCCCACAGCATCGTCGTCGGGTCCGACAGGCGCGCATACGCGATGACCGTCACGACCGAACCGAGCTGGTACAGCAGGAACGTCGGCTTGCGGCCGATGCGATCGGCGAGCTGCCCGAACGTCCAGACGCCGATCATCATCCCGACGACAGTCGCCGCCGTCCACAGCCCCGACTTCGTCAGCGAGAAGCCCATCTGCTTCGAC is drawn from Burkholderia diffusa and contains these coding sequences:
- a CDS encoding DNA-binding protein, with product MQLNNRTIGVMGSGKEPWLAFSEPLGAWLAQAGFNLLTGGGQGVMLAVARAFAGVPGRAGRSIGIVPTRADPHAGFVPLDGYPHPFVEIPILTPLPRREPGADPHTINRNYVNVLSSDLIVALPGGHGTAEEIALARRWRKPLICLGPDGAFRELAAGATCTSSLDDVIRFIDAAFAAALPHVERAQR
- a CDS encoding NAD(P)-dependent oxidoreductase, which codes for MIDPAISFIGFGEAGGLLGGALAARAVRVTMYDRQLDDARSAPAMRDKAARLHVEAASSLVAAIRDARWIVSAVTASSDAEVAAAVATHIRPGQTFVDINSVSPALKQHGQRLIEAAGGRYVEAAVMAPVPPHGLAVPMLLAGPAAEAVSLELNALGFDAQAVSTRVGVASAAKMCRSVMIKGIEALTVECLGAARAYGADALVLASLRQTFDTFATLPDLPGYLIGRVAEHGRRRAAEMREVCDTLREGGVAPEMSDACARVQDGFIDRMAARGLDYHALLPFDWQQVLDRLDDRLPSAPASGD